The Candidatus Neomarinimicrobiota bacterium genome segment CTGCCGGAAGCGCAGAACCTGCGGGACACATAGTAGTCCGGATACCCGAGGATCGAATGGCTCCAGAAAACTGGAAGGTGGACTGGTTCGTCTCACTACACTCTCCCAAGGGTTATCGCATCTCATTGGGAAGGATAGAAGACACGGAGCCACTTCACGAGGAAAGCAAGATGGTACTGAAAGTCCCGTCCGGAAGTTATCGTTTCGAGATCACTACAAGATCTAGCGAATTGTCGGCAAAGACAATGGGAGCTTTCGATTTTGCCAGCGGCAATTGGCATCCTCCAGTTGCTGAGCCCTTGCATGCAGGCAGCACCGAAGTCTCGATCAGCGCGGAGCAGTTGAAGGTGATCGAAATACAGTACGATGATCCTATGGTCGGGCACGGCCCCGAGAGCGGGGACGAGAAGAGGACAGTTTACTTGTGGCGGAACTTTCGGCTCGTGGTGACAGAAGGCGGGATAGGCGAGATTCCCCAAGAAGCACCGGAGGTGCACGCCCTAACGAAGGAAGTCTCTATTACGGAGTTGGGGGAGCGGGAGCTCATCGCCGGTCTACAAGAGGATCTCGGGTTGGCTGCGGCGGGTGCCTTACTTCGCATAAAGAATCTTAACACTGAGTTGATTATTTCGGCACTCGAGGAAACGCCACTGGAGTTGAACGTAGCCGAAGCACGGGTTCTCGCAAAGGCAGTGGAAAAGAGAGCCGTCGAGCCCCTAATCCGATGCCTGGAGGAGGGCTCCGAGGTATCGCGTTACCTAGCGGCGTGGACTCTGGGCGAGCTGCAAGACCGCCGCGCCGTGGAACCGCTCATAAAAGCCTTGAAGGCCGAGTCAGTCATAATTCGAAGTTATGCAGCCTACGCCCTCGCACGGATAAAGGATACCACGGCTCTTGACGCCCTGATTG includes the following:
- a CDS encoding HEAT repeat domain-containing protein, yielding MVLKVPSGSYRFEITTRSSELSAKTMGAFDFASGNWHPPVAEPLHAGSTEVSISAEQLKVIEIQYDDPMVGHGPESGDEKRTVYLWRNFRLVVTEGGIGEIPQEAPEVHALTKEVSITELGERELIAGLQEDLGLAAAGALLRIKNLNTELIISALEETPLELNVAEARVLAKAVEKRAVEPLIRCLEEGSEVSRYLAAWTLGELQDRRAVEPLIKALKAESVIIRSYAAYALARIKDTTALDALIEAVSDRACVQGMTFQLLDYEIYTEYLLGSDYKAVGPVLPIPYFCVARNAIYALGQLRDPRAIEPLIEYLDIPDNNIQLSAIMALSLYRGERVVDALLAKLASEQAVRWLAVKALQTIGDEKALSPLEQLSQADPDSTMRQAAVEAIEMIKASKPE